The sequence GCGCGATCGCGACGTCCTCGTAGCCGCCGGAGACGAGGTCGTCCTCGTCGCGGTCGCCCATGCCGGCGGACTGCCGGTTGGTGGCCATGTAGGTGGTCTCGCGGTCGAGCCGGGTGCGCTCCCACAGCGCGAGCGCGGACACGTCGTGCCGGTGCTCGAGCTGCTCGTAGAACCGGCCCTGCTGCTCCACGAGGAACGCGCCGCGGGTCTGCGCGGCCAGCTGGTCGGCGTGCCGCACCTCGCGGCGGAAGTAGTAGTAGTGCAGGTACTCGTTCGGCACGGCGCCGAGCTCGGTGACCCACTCGGCGCCGAAGAGCCGGCCCTCCTCGAACGTGCCGATGAGGTCGGGGCGGGCCATGAGGTCCGGCAGCACGTCGCGGCCGTCGACGCGGAGGCCGCGCAGCCAGCCGAGGTGGTTGAGCCCCGCGTAGTCGATGACCACGTCGTCGCCCGCGACGCCGAGGGCGCCGAGCACGCGGCGGGCGAGGCCGATGGGGGAGTCGCAGATCCCGATGACGCGGTCGCCGAGCACACGCGACATGGCCTCGGTGACGACGCCGGCGGGGTTCGTGAAGTTGATGACCCACGCGTCGGGGGCTCGCAGGCGGATCCGCTCGGCCAGGTCCATGACCACCGGCAGCGTGCGCAGCGCGTAGGAGATGCCGCCGTAGCCGACGGTCTCCTGGCCGATGACGCCGTGCGCCATGCCGAGCCGCTCGTCGCACGAGCGCCCGGCCATGCCGCCCACGCGGATCGCCGAGAAGACGAACGCGGCGCCGGCGAGCGCCTCGTCGAGGTCGGTGTGCAGCGTGATCACCGGGGCGTCGGCGTAGGCGGCGGCCTGCTCCGCGAGCACGCGCGCGACGGCCGTGAGGCGCACCTCGTCGGTGTCGTAGAGGGCCACGTGCGAGACGCGCCCGGCCTCGTGGTCGCGCAGCAGCGCCGAGTAGACGAGCGGGACGCGGAAGCCGCCCCCGCCCAGGATCGTGAGCCTCATGCGACGGTCACCGACACTCCCTTGTCCGCGAGGCCCTGCGACACCCGCTCGTGCGGGGCGGCCTCGGTGATCAGCTGCGTCAGCGACGCGGTGGGGGCGACGCGGCCGGCGCCGGTGCCCGGGAACTTGGAGGAGTCGGCGAGCACCGTGACCCGGTCGCTCATCTCGGCCATCGCGCGCTTGATGGGCACCTGGGCCATCGTCGTGTCGCGCAGGTCGCCGTTGTCGGCGATGCCGCTCACGCCCACGAACGCGTGGTCGGCGTGCAGCATCCGCAGGCTTTCGGCGGTGAGCGGGCCCGACACCGAGCGGTAGACCGGATCCCAGTCGCCGGGCAGCAGGATGAGCCGCACGCTCCGGTCGTCCCGCAGCACGTCGAACGCGGCGATGCTCGCGGTGATCACCGTGAGGGACCGCCCGCGCAGCTGCTCGGCGAGGTGCAGCGTGGTCGTGCCGATGTCGAGCACGACCGACTGGCCGTCCTGGACCTGCGCCGCCGCGGCCCGCGCGATGCGCTCCTTGGCCTCGCGGTTGACCTGCTCCACCTCGGCGAAGGGCGCGTCGACCTCGACGAGGACCGCGCCGCCGTGCGTGCGCCGGAGCGCGCCCTGCTCGTCGAGCCGGGCCAGGTCGCGGCGGATGGTGGCCTCGCTCGTGCCGGCGGCCTCGGCGAGCTCGGCGACCGTGGCGCTGCGGGTGGCGCGCAGCCGGTCGAGGATCACGAACTCCCGGGCGTCTCTCATGACGTGAACATTAGCGCGCAGGATCGAGCAGAAACAATCTCGTAATGGGCAAGGTCTTCCATCCATGTGCTCACATGGGCTAGAAACGTCACTACCGGTCGGCGGCCCCCGTCGACCTCGTCCCGCCGGCAGCGTCGCCGTCGGCGGACCCGCACCGCTCGTCGCCCGCCGGGCGCGGCGGCCCACCCGGAGGAAGGGGTCCACGTGCCCGCTGCATCGCGACCCGACCAGGTCCCCGCGGGGCTGCTGGTCGTCGGCCAGCTGTTCGCGGACGTCGTGTTCGGCGACCTGCCGAGCGAGCCGCGGCCCGGCCACGAGATCTGGACGTCGTCGTTCGGGCACGGCCCCGGCGGCATCGCGAACTTCGCCGTCGCGGGCGCGCGCCTCGGGGTGCCGACCGTCATCGCGGCGGCCGTGGGCACGGATCCGTTCTCCCGGCTGGTGCGCGCCGCGCTCGCCGCCGAGGGCGTGGCGCTCGACCACCTCGTGACCCTCGACGACTGGGCGCTGCCTGTCACGGCGTCGCTCGGCTGCGACGACGACCGCGCGCTCGTCACGGGCGGCGTGCCCTGCCCGCTCGGCTCCGACGAGCTCGTGCCGGGCGCGGTGCCGCCGGCCGCCGCGGCGCTCGTGCACCTGGATCCGCACCGCGCCGCGTGGATCGGCCGCGCCGCCGCCGCGGGCACCGACGTGTACGCGGACGTCGGCTGGGACCCGTCCGAGCGCTGGGACCCCGCGATCCTCGACCAGCTCGACGAGTGCCACGCGTTCGTCCCCAACGAGCTCGAGGCCTCCGCCTACACGGGCACCGACTCGGCCGTGCAGGCGGCCCGGGCGCTCGCCGCGCGCGTGCCGCTGAGCGTCGTCACCTCCGGATCCCGCGGCGTCGTCGCGGTGGACTCCGCCCGCGGCGAGGAGGTCGTGCGCCCGCCGCTCGCGGTGCGCGCCGTCGACGCCACGGGCGCCGGCGACGTGTTCGGCGCCGCGCTCGCCGCGTCCGCCCGTGCCCCGTGGAGCCTCATCGAGCGCGTCGACTTCGCGTGCCTGGTCGCGGGGATCACGGTCACGCGGCCCGGCGGCGCGTCCGGCGCCCCGCGGCTCGACGAGCTCGCGCCCTGGCTGCGCGCGCACCCGGAGGCCGCCGAGCCCGGCCGCTACGACTACCTCCTCGACGCCCTCGCCCATCCCGACGCCGCGCGCCTGCTCGCCTGACGCGGCGCGCGTCCCGCTCCCCGACTCCCGCTCCCGACCCGCCCGTCCCCTCCCCACCGAATCGAGAACCACCATGTCCCCTCACCCCGCCCGCCGCTCCCGCGCCCGGCGCGTCGTCGTCGGCGTCGCCGCCCTCGCGCTCCTCGCCCCGGTGCTCGCCTCCTGCTCGTCGTCGTCGG is a genomic window of Clavibacter capsici containing:
- a CDS encoding 6-phospho-beta-glucosidase translates to MRLTILGGGGFRVPLVYSALLRDHEAGRVSHVALYDTDEVRLTAVARVLAEQAAAYADAPVITLHTDLDEALAGAAFVFSAIRVGGMAGRSCDERLGMAHGVIGQETVGYGGISYALRTLPVVMDLAERIRLRAPDAWVINFTNPAGVVTEAMSRVLGDRVIGICDSPIGLARRVLGALGVAGDDVVIDYAGLNHLGWLRGLRVDGRDVLPDLMARPDLIGTFEEGRLFGAEWVTELGAVPNEYLHYYYFRREVRHADQLAAQTRGAFLVEQQGRFYEQLEHRHDVSALALWERTRLDRETTYMATNRQSAGMGDRDEDDLVSGGYEDVAIALMRGIAYDQSARLILNVRNRGTLAALDADAVVEVPCVVDASGAHPVAGTELPDFGVGLVTNAKYVERQTIEAGLGGSRAAAVRALAHHPLVDSVTVARSLLEDAMHAFPALSYLR
- a CDS encoding DeoR/GlpR family DNA-binding transcription regulator, giving the protein MRDAREFVILDRLRATRSATVAELAEAAGTSEATIRRDLARLDEQGALRRTHGGAVLVEVDAPFAEVEQVNREAKERIARAAAAQVQDGQSVVLDIGTTTLHLAEQLRGRSLTVITASIAAFDVLRDDRSVRLILLPGDWDPVYRSVSGPLTAESLRMLHADHAFVGVSGIADNGDLRDTTMAQVPIKRAMAEMSDRVTVLADSSKFPGTGAGRVAPTASLTQLITEAAPHERVSQGLADKGVSVTVA
- a CDS encoding PfkB family carbohydrate kinase, translated to MPAASRPDQVPAGLLVVGQLFADVVFGDLPSEPRPGHEIWTSSFGHGPGGIANFAVAGARLGVPTVIAAAVGTDPFSRLVRAALAAEGVALDHLVTLDDWALPVTASLGCDDDRALVTGGVPCPLGSDELVPGAVPPAAAALVHLDPHRAAWIGRAAAAGTDVYADVGWDPSERWDPAILDQLDECHAFVPNELEASAYTGTDSAVQAARALAARVPLSVVTSGSRGVVAVDSARGEEVVRPPLAVRAVDATGAGDVFGAALAASARAPWSLIERVDFACLVAGITVTRPGGASGAPRLDELAPWLRAHPEAAEPGRYDYLLDALAHPDAARLLA